One Cucumis melo cultivar AY chromosome 8, USDA_Cmelo_AY_1.0, whole genome shotgun sequence genomic window, ACCTTACACCAAACAAAGGTCCACCTTCAAACAAGTCTACTATGTCTCTAAATCTAAAagaatttatataaatttacaacgTTTTGTAGCTAATCTAAATCTTCTGACATATCATATATTATTCATCATCATACACAAAAGTATAGATTAATTAAAAGCTTatgaaaaaaaagtataaatttagagatttattggttcatttaaatttaatgatTAAATTTTAGTGGGtggtaaattttaaatttaatcctAACGTATTTTTGCCTTACTCACTAAATTTAGGGACAAAAAAGCCTTTTTgccaaaaatataataaaattcagAATGTTATATTATctaaaaaaactatatattcaAAATGTTACAAAAAGCTTATCCAGAGATAGTGAGGGGCTCCCAGTTCACGCCATGGCTTCGTTTCTCCTCTGCTCCAATCCCCTCTCCACCTCTTTCCATTTTTCTACGTTGCACCCATGTTTTCCACCCACTTCTGCCATCCCTAGTAAGTCTCTCCTCGTGAACTTTCCTTTCCCTTCCTCTGCTCGACGGGATCGAATGAATGTCTTTGTCTAATTCTAATTTTTATCTTCCTTTCTCTTTCTACTTATTGTTTGTTGTGCGATTTATTCAAATGGGTAATTTTTTTTGGTCGAACTCGATAAACTATGTGGTgtttgagagaattttcttgCTTGCAGTCATTTGTCCGTCAGGCATTTTGTCAAACAGTTGGTGTCTTTATTTTGAGACTCGATTTTTTAAGCTTCTCTTTTGATGTGCACTGGATCTCGATCTCGCTCGCTTGAATGTGTTTGTGTTCTCTATATTGTGTTTTATATGCTGGTTGCTCTGTTTCTTGTTCGTCATCCTCAATTTCACATATAGTCTACAAGTTTCCTTGTCTTGAATTAGGGTTGAATTTCATTGAAGAGATTGTTTTGAGTGAATTTCATGAATATTAATTTGATTCATAATAgcaaatagaagaaaataacatTATCAGGATCCCTAGCCCCAAACGCTGTGCTAGAATACATATTAAAAAACAAACTCAATCAAAagccctttaaatagattacaGTCTGTTTATTCTTTGGTTATATTACAACTAAGCAAGCTATTTAAACTTGggttatattaataaaagaaagtATTACAAGCTTGTCGGCGAAACTTTAAAGTTTGTTTACTAACTAATAGTCCATTAAGTGTTTATTAAGTCTCTAAACTTTTAAACAATATCTGGTAGGTCTTTAAAATATTAGTCTTAAACTTTTAACTGTCTTTGTTTGGCGCTGAATTTTTGTAGAGATCTCATATATCATCAGGTTTACAATCTATTAAACACTCGTTTAAATTAAGGGCTCTCTTAGACACAATTCGATGAGCTTAGAGaccaaaataatacatattgGCTTTAATTGGAATGATTATTTCCTTGGTTTTTATGAATCTCAGTCCAATTTCTATTCCTTTATTGTGGTTTCGATTTCAGGCTCTATGTTGCTCATGAAGCCTATTGGGTTTCAGCCAAAAACCTTTAATGGAGTCCGGCTACGGAACCACCCTTTTGTTGAAAATACAGCATCGTTAGTTGTCAAAGCTGCATCTGAGACTGATGCTACGGGAGAAATTGATAGTAGTGAAGTTCAGCCCGCTGCAGAAGCTAAAAAGGAGGATGTTCCAGTTGATAAACTTCCATTAGAATCAAAGTTACAAGAGAGGCTGGAACAGAAGGCAAGAATGAAGTTAGCAAAAAAGATTAGGCTACGGAGGAAGCGGCTGGTTCAGAAACGCCATTTGAGGAAGAAGGGACGATGGCCTCCATCAAAGATGAAGAAGTTGAAGAATGTTTGATAATCCTTTTAGCTCCTTGAATTCAATTCTTGCAGATCGAGAGATGCCATTTCTGCTCATCGCTTCCAATTTACTGTCTTATTTCTTTATGCTTTCAAGGAAATGTATTTGCTTCTTAATATACCTGAAAGGATCCAGTGAGTAATGAAATGTGCAAATTGTTCTTAGTTTTGAACGACTAAATTGGGAGTTGAAAGATGACTGTACAGTTCAACAAGCTTGAATACTTGATTTAGATTTTATTGGTAATCTTGCAAAGAAAACCTTGCACAAAAACATTTTGTCTTAGAAACTTAGACTAAGATGAAATTGCACGTCGAGATGAATGATCACCAGGAGTTTGAGCTTGACGTCTGTCTTAATTTGTACTGACTGTGGTTGAATAGAGATGAAAGGTAGGGGGAATATACAtttcaacaaaaacaaagagTTCTGTCTTTTGAAGCAGATTGTCTAGTGAGTGGATTTTATTTTCTGCACTCTTAGAAAAGTACGTAGGGACAGGTAGTATTTGCATTTAGATGCTCTTAGGATGTATGGCACTCGTGATAGCAAAACACTTTTGAATGTCTTGTTTTTTAGGATTTAGAGCTCATTTGCAGTTATACTGTGGACAAGCTTTGTCCTTTCAATGTGTTTGAGTGAACCCATTAAAACTACTCATTGTTGTTTAATAACAACAtaagttatgttgatgatttgaaCCTTCGATATCTTGGTCAAATGTGATGAGTAGTGGAGCTAAGCTAAAGTTGGTTTTTTTTCTTGCTTCTTTTTGAAGTATTTATGGGAAAAAAATATGCTTTTTTCTGAAAAAACACTAGTCTAAACATTTATCCTAAAATTAACCATTATTTTGGTTTTTAACTTGTCATCTCGTGAAAATGTTACTATACTCTCTCAAGTAGGTTTTGAAGCATAAATTATCGAGGGAGAAGTTGTGAAACTCAAAAATCGCAGAGTAAGATGTATTGTAGAGATGTTCAGGGAATGGAAAGGTTCTTTTGTCCCTGTCCTATCTTCCTTTTCATTCATTGTCCTTCCACAAAttctatatttaatttttatagaaCCGAATGAAGATTTTCCATGGAAAGTTTATGGAG contains:
- the LOC103495861 gene encoding 50S ribosomal protein 5, chloroplastic, whose amino-acid sequence is MLYYLKKLYIQNVTKSLSRDSEGLPVHAMASFLLCSNPLSTSFHFSTLHPCFPPTSAIPSSMLLMKPIGFQPKTFNGVRLRNHPFVENTASLVVKAASETDATGEIDSSEVQPAAEAKKEDVPVDKLPLESKLQERLEQKARMKLAKKIRLRRKRLVQKRHLRKKGRWPPSKMKKLKNV